In Trichoderma atroviride chromosome 2, complete sequence, one DNA window encodes the following:
- a CDS encoding uncharacterized protein (EggNog:ENOG41~TransMembrane:3 (i366-390o402-423i435-457o)), which produces MKYGIQLERESVPEWSLHNLDYNSLKHEIKVHTTRDQATALAIPGHQDTALRRFEDALFTELCNQHDRLDLFVTSKADEVSRRLEHIAANIRRFAAKSHHLHADSPSVSLRYQRKFIKYERELLRCREDTQALSRFVNAQVVAFRKILKKYRKWTGSSSLSSRFNEEILSHPKSFTRRSFTDLQERHDEIEQQLRHATPAFSEPSSPSSVDTPVAPSNQPSSSHRVAFDPLPPSCFDDTQPKYWNEYDDGSDAGGADEEYAIYINPDQDSSFPGLSYAQAIVSFPFEKAKEWFGKPQAAERQPLFSSFSSGDSINQGYGSTTAVHTDSDEEEAYASSDGFPTRGYAAHYALPSVNNQQLRRYRERVLFWGTIGCFGATFIFLGIAGILISTGRHKLRVEVDAGATVGAVVSLFCACSGLGMTLYREDQLSLVYRLGVWAIFIASCLLNGMLLILILGNAP; this is translated from the exons ATGAAATACGGCATTCAGCTGGAGAGGGAGTCTGTTCCTGAATGGAGTCTGC ACAATCTCGACTACAATTCTCTGAAACATGAGATCAAGGTCCATACAACCCGCGACCAGGCCACGGCTCTGGCCATTCCCGGCCACCAAGACACCGCGCTGCGCCGATTCGAGGACGCCCTGTTTACCGAGCTCTGCAACCAGCACGATCGCCTAGATCTATTTGTTACCAGCAAGGCGGATGAAGTATCAAGACGCTTAG AACATATTGCCGCCAACATCAGGCGGTTTGCCGCCAAGAGCCATCACCTCCACGCCGACTCGCCGAGTGTTTCGCTTCGATACCAGCGCAAATTCATAAAATATGAGCGTGAATTGCTGCGGTGTAGAGAGGATACCCAGGCCTTGTCGCGCTTTGTTAATGCGCAAGTCGTTGCGTTTCGCAAGATTCTCAAGAAATACAGG AAGTGGACTGGTTCATCATCTTTAAGCTCCAGATTCAATGAAGAGATTCTAAGTCACCCAAAGAGCTTTACACGACGCAGCTTTACAGACCTTCAGGAGAGACATGACGAAATTGAGCAACAGCTTCGGCATGCCACACCGGCATTTAGCGAACCGAGCTCTCCCTCATCCGTCGACACTCCCGTCGCTCCTTCGAATCAGCCTTCAAGCTCGCATCGCGTCGCTTTTGATCCTTTGCCCCCATCATGTTTCGACGATACGCAGCCCAAATACTGGAACGAGTAcgatgacggcagcgacgCGGGCGGAGCCGACGAAGAGTACGCAATCTATATCAACCCCGACCAAGACTCGAGCTTCCCCGGCCTAAGTTACGCCCAAGCCATTGTATCGTTTCcctttgaaaaggccaaggagtGGTTTGGTAAGCCTCAGGCTGCCGAGCGACAGCCCCTCTTTTCATCCTTTTCATCCGGGGACTCGATCAACCAGGGGTACGGTTCCACGACGGCGGTGCACACCGACtccgacgaagaggaggcaTACGCCAGCTCCGACGGTTTCCCCACACGAGGATATGCCGCGCACTATGCTCTGCCCAGCGTCAACAACCAGCAGCTGCGACGCTACAGGGAGCGCGTCCTGTTTTGGGGCACCATTGGCTGTTTCGGTGCCACCTTCATCTTTCTCGGCATTGCCGGCATTCTCATCTCGACGGGCCGGCACAAGCTGCGGGTCGAGGTTGATGCCGGCGCTACCGTTGGAGCAGTGGTCAGCTTATTCTGTGCCTGCTCCGGCCTTGGTATGACGCTTTACCGAGAAGACCAGCTATCGCTAGTTTACCGCCTGGGGGTCTGGGCAATCTTC
- a CDS encoding uncharacterized protein (TransMembrane:1 (o77-95i)): MHMHHSVRSGRQRKHQPLTGQSTPLHGGGTSGALVLLSSLAEFRRAAGSRDAQTTVGRQWGAVPHSTGGTESSLCCYMLLALLHVCFFASTLCMYDGCHWQH, translated from the coding sequence atgcacatgcacCACTCTGTACGAAGTGGCCGGCAACGCAAGCATCAGCCTCTCACAGGCCAAAGCACCCCTCTGCACGGCGGAGGCACTAGCGGAGCTTTGGTTCTGCTCTCGTCTTTAGCCGAATTCCGTAGGGCGGCGGGAAGCAGGGATGCTCAAACCACCGTTGGTCGCCAATGGGGAGCTGTTCCGCACAGCACAGGCGGCACAGAATCCAGTCTCTGCTGCTACATGCTGTTGGCACTACTGCATGTATGTTTCTTTGCGTCTACTCTGTGTATGTACgatggctgccattggcagcaCTAG
- a CDS encoding uncharacterized protein (EggNog:ENOG41): MLDSRHGDHRPIQTSAVIVLGASKCQSFPPPSPPTPSASPSTKEIGDPVDGFSLDGKLSREQSIQERRLHSGIHVLNIEAAALANLTKLYEVDAVARDGFNASIKAITRLAKTKGKLVIIGVGKSGHIGKKLVATFQSLAIRSVFLHPTEALHGDLGIVGPEDTLLFITYSGKTQELFLMLPHLDENLPTILLTSHMRRETCEFFKHRPKTILLPAPIPEAENVSFGVPAPSSSTTAALALGDALALTAAHELHSNVSTMFAKNHPGGAIGAAVAAVARGPQTLGHISVPWDEVDVTEGLSGDDLVLSLLRAAYSSKTGWVRIGDEIAVPSMIRTLGDADMMRPIKDVPGITVSRRQMLAMSSETTVRQARDILEDMQSSPIEEQEQGIGGTGSVIAITHSGSIFGVLEVEQVLEYQDV, from the coding sequence ATGCTTGATTCACGGCACGGCGACCACAGGCCCATCCAGACGAGTGCCGTCATCGTTCTGGGCGCTTCGAAATGTCAGTCTTTCCCACCGCCGTCTCCACCAACGCCTTCGGCTTCACCATCGACCAAAGAGATTGGCGACCCGGTTGATGGCTTCAGCTTAGACGGGAAGCTGTCACGGGAGCAATCCATCCAGGAGAGGAGACTTCACAGTGGCATCCACGTTTTAAATATCGAGGCTGCCGCATTGGCCAATCTCACAAAGCTATACGAGGTTGACGCGGTCGCGCGGGACGGCTTCAATGCCTCCATCAAAGCCATTACTCGCCTGGCCAAGACAAAAGGGAAGCTGGTCATCATCGGTGTCGGCAAATCCGGCCACATTGGAAAAAAATTAGTTGCGACGTTCCAAAGCCTGGCAATCCGTTCTGTGTTTCTCCATCCCACTGAAGCTCTTCATGGGGATCTGGGCATTGTGGGCCCCGAAGACACACTTTTATTCATCACTTACTCCGGAAAGACGCAGGAGCTTTTCCTGATGCTACCTCACCTGGATGAAAATCTTCCGACAATTCTTCTGACATCTCATATGAGACGAGAGACTTGCGAGTTCTTCAAGCATCGGCCCAAGACGATTCTATTACCGGCACCCATTCCCGAGGCTGAAAATGTATCGTTTGGAGTcccggcgccatcgtcttcaacaACAGCGGCTCTGGCATTGGGCGACGCGTTGGCTCTCACGGCTGCTCACGAGCTTCACTCGAATGTCTCAACAATGTTTGCCAAAAACCACCCTGGCGGCGCTATTGGCGCTGCAGTCGCCGCAGTGGCTCGAGGGCCGCAGACCTTGGGTCACATTTCCGTCCCATGGGACGAGGTTGATGTAACCGAGGGGCTGAGTGGCGACGATCTTGTGCTGAGCCTGCTCCGGGCAGCGTACAGCTCAAAGACGGGGTGGGTGAGAATTGGCGACGAGATTGCCGTCCCAAGCATGATCCGAACATTGGGCGACGCAGACATGATGAGACCAATCAAGGACGTACCAGGCATCACAGTGTCCCGCCGTCAAATGCTGGCCATGTCGTCGGAGACTACGGTTCGCCAGGCGCGAGATATCTTGGAAGACATGCAGTCGTCTCCAATCGAAGAACAGGAACAAGGAATTGGCGGAACCGGATCAGTCATTGCAATAACACACAGCGGGAGCATTTTTGGCGTTTTGGAAGTTGAGCAAGTCCTCGAGTATCAGGATGTATGA